In Pseudonocardia cypriaca, a single genomic region encodes these proteins:
- a CDS encoding GntR family transcriptional regulator — protein sequence MDLSGLEPVERRSTAAIVADRIRTAIMRGTFPPGTQLGEVELAAALGVSRGPLREAMQRLVAEGLLRSERHRGLFVRELDAADVRDVYTARTAIERAAGLLLLAGDRVAATERLTVALARMEAVADDPVALADADHAFHAEFVAASGSPRLRRMADTLLVETRMCLAALQETLPPAAALIAEHRELRDAVRDGDAERMTAVLEAHMADAVERILAPGPSPAPAVPA from the coding sequence TTGGACCTGAGTGGGCTGGAGCCGGTCGAACGGCGGTCCACCGCCGCGATCGTCGCCGACCGGATCCGCACAGCGATCATGCGGGGGACGTTCCCGCCCGGCACGCAGCTGGGCGAGGTCGAGCTCGCCGCCGCCCTCGGCGTGAGCCGCGGCCCGCTGCGGGAGGCGATGCAGCGGCTCGTGGCCGAGGGCCTGCTGCGCAGCGAGCGCCACCGCGGGCTCTTCGTGCGCGAGCTGGACGCGGCCGACGTGCGCGACGTGTACACCGCCCGCACCGCGATCGAGCGGGCCGCGGGTCTGCTGCTGCTCGCAGGCGACCGGGTGGCCGCGACGGAGCGGCTGACCGTCGCGCTGGCCCGGATGGAGGCCGTCGCCGACGATCCCGTCGCGCTCGCCGACGCCGACCACGCCTTCCACGCCGAGTTCGTGGCCGCGTCCGGTAGCCCCCGGCTGCGCCGGATGGCCGACACCCTGCTCGTCGAGACCCGGATGTGCCTCGCCGCCCTGCAGGAAACCCTCCCACCGGCGGCCGCGCTGATCGCCGAGCACCGCGAGCTGCGCGACGCCGTGCGCGACGGCGATGCCGAGCGGATGACGGCCGTGCTGGAGGCGCACATGGCCGACGCCGTGGAGCGGATCCTGGCCCCCGGACCGTCCCCCGCTCCGGCCGTGCCGGCGTGA
- a CDS encoding MarR family winged helix-turn-helix transcriptional regulator translates to MTDTAATSAPDTGRQRSSPNREQLAAWRAFLRAHASITRTLETELLAEQDLPLASYDVLVQLAEAPDRRLRMTELADAVLLSRSGVTRLVDRLEKGGLVARCPVETDGRGVAARLTDAGLDRLRIASRTHLRGVARHFVNRLDEADLRTLERISRRLV, encoded by the coding sequence GTGACGGACACCGCGGCGACCAGCGCGCCCGACACGGGGCGGCAGCGGTCGAGTCCCAACCGTGAGCAGCTGGCCGCGTGGCGGGCGTTCCTGCGGGCCCACGCGTCCATCACCCGCACCCTCGAGACCGAGCTGCTCGCCGAGCAGGACCTCCCGCTCGCCTCCTACGACGTGCTCGTGCAGCTCGCCGAGGCGCCCGACCGGCGGCTGCGGATGACGGAGCTCGCCGACGCCGTGCTGCTGTCCCGCTCGGGCGTCACGCGCCTGGTCGACCGGTTGGAGAAGGGCGGGCTCGTGGCCCGGTGCCCGGTGGAGACCGACGGCCGCGGCGTCGCAGCTCGGCTCACCGACGCCGGGCTCGACCGGCTGCGCATCGCCTCGCGCACCCACCTGCGCGGAGTCGCGCGGCACTTCGTCAACCGCCTCGACGAGGCCGACCTGCGCACGCTGGAACGGATCAGCAGGCGGCTCGTCTGA
- a CDS encoding MBL fold metallo-hydrolase has translation MCEGGDAAEVFASAPRNAEGAAVDPIALQPVDEVRITTLVDNVFDALLTGDDRVTRADVGNGRVTAAQFEGGSTDAGLRAEHGFAALVTVRRGASTTTLLFDTGLSPDGMVVNADRLGVDLSEVQGVVLSHGHFDHAGGLAGLVGRGRRRMPMVLHPAAWTRRRLAPPRGEVFDLPTLSKRALEGEGFAVVERREPSLLVDGCVLITGEVDRTTEFERGMPPPHQAWTGSGWEHDPLVQDDQALVVHVRDRGLVVLTGCGHAGAVNIVRHARRLTGVDRLCALLGGLHLSGPAFEPVIPPTVAALTELAPDMVVPAHCTGWRAQHALAAALPGAWLPGSSGSTYRIAA, from the coding sequence ATGTGCGAGGGCGGTGATGCAGCCGAGGTGTTCGCGAGCGCTCCCCGGAACGCGGAAGGGGCTGCCGTCGACCCGATCGCGTTGCAGCCGGTCGACGAGGTGCGGATCACCACGCTCGTCGACAACGTCTTCGACGCGCTGCTCACCGGGGACGACCGCGTCACCCGGGCGGACGTGGGGAACGGGCGGGTCACCGCGGCGCAGTTCGAGGGTGGGAGCACCGACGCCGGTCTGCGCGCCGAGCACGGGTTCGCCGCGCTCGTCACGGTCCGGCGGGGCGCGAGCACGACCACGCTGCTGTTCGACACCGGCCTGTCGCCCGACGGCATGGTCGTCAACGCCGACCGGCTGGGTGTCGACCTGTCCGAGGTGCAGGGGGTCGTGCTCAGCCACGGGCACTTCGACCACGCCGGGGGCCTCGCCGGGCTCGTGGGGCGGGGGCGGCGCCGCATGCCGATGGTCCTGCACCCCGCGGCGTGGACCCGCAGGCGCCTCGCCCCGCCGCGTGGTGAGGTGTTCGACCTGCCGACGCTCTCCAAGCGCGCCCTGGAGGGCGAGGGCTTCGCGGTGGTCGAGCGGCGCGAGCCCTCGCTCCTGGTGGACGGCTGCGTGCTGATCACCGGCGAGGTCGACCGCACCACCGAGTTCGAGCGCGGGATGCCACCGCCGCACCAGGCCTGGACCGGCTCCGGCTGGGAGCACGACCCGCTCGTGCAGGACGACCAGGCGCTCGTCGTGCACGTCCGCGACCGCGGGCTGGTGGTGCTCACCGGCTGCGGGCACGCAGGCGCGGTCAACATCGTGCGGCACGCGCGGCGGCTCACCGGCGTCGACCGGCTGTGCGCGCTGCTCGGCGGGTTGCACCTGTCCGGTCCGGCGTTCGAGCCGGTGATCCCGCCGACCGTCGCCGCGCTCACCGAGCTGGCCCCGGACATGGTGGTGCCGGCCCACTGCACCGGCTGGCGCGCGCAGCACGCGCTCGCCGCCGCGCTGCCGGGCGCGTGGCTGCCCGGGAGCAGCGGCAGCACCTACCGCATCGCGGCCTGA
- a CDS encoding magnesium transporter MgtE N-terminal domain-containing protein, producing the protein MGTDRVFVARLVGIAVFGPDGERIGKVRDLVAALRVDSNPPRVLGMVVELATRRRIFVPMLRVTAIDPGAVTLATGSVSLRGFAQRPNEGLLVGQLLDAHVRLVESGEEAVVVDAAIEPTRSRDWVVGRLAVRVRRHRLGRREPVQVLPWRAVTGLSLTDRQGTEGLLAVFESMRPVDVAAALSELPQKRQHEVVDGLDDERLADVFEEMSEADQRTLLAHLSPERAADVLEAMNPDDAADLLHELPDAESDALLALMHPDESEPVRRLMSYSSDTAGGLMTPEPIVLRPDATVAEALARIRNPDIPPALASMVFVCRSPSETPTGRYLGCAHAQRLLRAAPFELVAGVVDTELARLSPDATLGEVTRYFAAYNLVAGPVVDAEDHLLGAVTVDDVLDHLLPPDWRDRLTEPEETSEVSDA; encoded by the coding sequence ATGGGCACCGATCGGGTCTTCGTCGCGCGCCTGGTCGGTATCGCCGTCTTCGGGCCCGACGGGGAGCGCATCGGCAAGGTGCGCGACCTCGTCGCCGCGCTGCGCGTCGACTCGAACCCGCCGCGGGTGCTAGGCATGGTGGTGGAGCTCGCCACCCGCAGGCGCATCTTCGTGCCGATGCTGCGGGTCACCGCGATCGACCCCGGCGCCGTCACCCTCGCGACGGGCTCGGTCAGCCTTCGAGGCTTCGCACAGCGCCCCAACGAGGGTCTACTGGTCGGCCAGCTGCTCGACGCGCACGTCCGGCTCGTCGAGAGCGGCGAGGAGGCCGTTGTCGTCGACGCCGCGATCGAGCCGACCCGCTCGCGCGACTGGGTGGTCGGGCGGCTCGCGGTGCGGGTCCGCCGCCACCGCCTCGGCAGGCGCGAGCCGGTGCAGGTGCTGCCGTGGCGCGCGGTCACCGGGCTCTCGCTCACCGACCGGCAGGGCACGGAGGGCCTGCTGGCCGTGTTCGAGTCGATGCGGCCCGTCGACGTCGCGGCCGCGCTGTCGGAGCTCCCGCAGAAGCGCCAGCACGAGGTGGTCGACGGCCTCGACGACGAGCGGCTCGCCGACGTGTTCGAGGAGATGTCCGAGGCCGACCAGCGCACGCTGCTCGCGCACCTGTCCCCGGAGCGGGCGGCCGACGTCCTCGAGGCCATGAACCCCGACGACGCCGCCGACCTGTTGCACGAGCTGCCCGACGCCGAGTCCGACGCGCTGCTCGCCCTGATGCACCCCGACGAGTCCGAGCCGGTGCGCAGGCTCATGAGCTACTCGTCGGACACCGCAGGCGGCCTCATGACCCCGGAGCCGATCGTCCTGCGTCCGGACGCCACGGTGGCCGAGGCACTCGCCCGCATCCGCAACCCGGACATCCCGCCGGCGCTGGCCAGCATGGTGTTCGTCTGCCGGTCGCCGTCGGAGACGCCGACCGGGCGGTACCTGGGGTGCGCGCACGCCCAGCGGCTGCTGCGGGCGGCGCCGTTCGAGCTGGTGGCGGGCGTGGTCGACACCGAGCTGGCCCGCCTGTCGCCGGACGCCACCCTCGGCGAGGTCACCCGCTACTTCGCGGCGTACAACCTGGTGGCGGGGCCGGTCGTCGACGCCGAGGACCACCTGCTCGGCGCCGTCACGGTGGACGACGTGCTCGACCACCTGCTCCCGCCCGACTGGCGCGACCGCCTGACAGAGCCCGAGGAGACCAGCGAGGTGTCGGATGCCTGA
- a CDS encoding Mrp/NBP35 family ATP-binding protein encodes MSTTESSTTVEQAVRAALATVDDPEIHKPITDLGMVKSVAVGPDGRAHVGVYLTVAGCPMRATITARVTEAVSKVSGVTEVEVELDVMSDEQRHELRRSLRGDAADPVIPFAQPGSLTRVYCVASGKGGVGKSSVTVNLAAAMAAKGLKVGVVDADIYGHSVPRMLGTADRPTKVDDMIMPPQAHGVKVISIGMFTPGNDAVVWRGPMLHRALQQFLADVFWGDLDVLLLDLPPGTGDIAISTAQLVPNAELLVVTTPQTAAAEVAERAGSIALQTRQRLAGVVENMSWMELPDGTRMEVFGSGGGQAVSDSLTRTIGAPVPLLGQVPLEPQLRECGDSGTPIVLAQPESPAAQALRAVADKLTVRSRGLAGLSLNISPVRK; translated from the coding sequence ATGTCCACCACCGAGAGCAGCACCACCGTCGAGCAGGCCGTCCGGGCCGCGCTCGCCACCGTCGACGATCCCGAGATCCACAAGCCGATCACCGACCTGGGCATGGTGAAGAGCGTCGCGGTCGGGCCCGACGGCCGTGCCCACGTCGGCGTCTACCTCACGGTGGCCGGTTGCCCGATGCGCGCGACGATCACCGCGCGGGTCACCGAGGCCGTCTCGAAGGTCTCCGGCGTCACCGAGGTCGAGGTCGAGCTCGACGTCATGAGCGACGAGCAGCGCCACGAGCTGCGCCGCAGCCTTCGCGGCGACGCGGCCGACCCGGTGATCCCGTTCGCCCAGCCCGGCTCGCTCACCCGCGTCTACTGCGTGGCGTCGGGCAAGGGCGGGGTCGGCAAGTCGTCGGTCACCGTCAACCTGGCTGCGGCGATGGCCGCCAAGGGCCTGAAGGTCGGCGTGGTGGACGCCGACATCTACGGCCACTCGGTGCCGCGGATGCTCGGCACGGCCGACCGGCCCACCAAGGTCGACGACATGATCATGCCGCCGCAGGCGCACGGCGTGAAGGTCATCTCGATCGGCATGTTCACCCCGGGCAACGACGCCGTGGTGTGGCGCGGCCCGATGCTGCACCGCGCGCTGCAGCAGTTCCTCGCCGACGTCTTCTGGGGCGACCTCGACGTCCTGCTGCTCGACCTGCCCCCCGGCACCGGCGACATCGCGATCTCCACCGCGCAGCTCGTGCCCAACGCTGAGCTGCTGGTCGTCACCACGCCGCAGACGGCCGCCGCCGAGGTGGCCGAGCGGGCCGGCTCGATCGCGCTGCAGACGCGCCAGCGCCTCGCCGGCGTCGTGGAGAACATGTCCTGGATGGAGCTGCCCGACGGCACCCGCATGGAGGTGTTCGGCTCCGGGGGCGGGCAGGCGGTGTCCGACTCGCTCACCCGGACCATCGGCGCCCCGGTGCCGCTGCTCGGCCAGGTGCCGCTGGAGCCCCAGCTCCGCGAGTGCGGAGACTCCGGCACTCCGATCGTCCTGGCTCAGCCGGAGAGCCCGGCCGCCCAGGCCCTGCGTGCGGTGGCCGACAAGCTCACGGTGCGCTCCCGCGGCCTCGCCGGGCTGAGCCTGAACATCTCCCCGGTCCGCAAGTAG
- a CDS encoding AfsR/SARP family transcriptional regulator — MLTVELLGPLRVSVDGRPVELPAGRLRALLAVLAMSAGQAVPTDRLATAVWGADARGDPRANVRTNVKRLRRALDSAGELVAARPGGYLLAVDPDQVDALRFGRLLDEAAAEPDRVAERSRLAAALALWRGTPFDGVRSDWLEQATAPALQERYLAAVERRTDLDLASGARPDPTDLSELAERNPLRESLWARLLRVLEAAGRPAEALERYDAIRRRLADELGTDPSPEIRQVHADLLAGGTASGRHAVPRQLPAAVDGFAGRTAELAALDALLGRPDEARSGSPRIAVITGTAGVGKTTLALHWAHRVAERFPDGQLHVDLRGYDPAGRAAPAAAIRDLLDALRVPPHRIPDGGAAQAGLYRSLLAGRRMLVLLDNARCAEQVVPLLPGTPGCLVVVTSRDQLTGLVVTYGARPSTLDLLPPGEAAQLLAGRLGHDRIAAEPDAVTEIVHRCAGLPLALAIVAARAAIHPAHPLEALAGELRDALGALESAVDVRAIFSWSYETLSGQAARLFRLAAGLHPGPDCTIAVAASSAGVPVRRARAALAELTRANLLTEHATGRYSCHDLLRAYASELCAAHDPDRDAARRRIVDHYVHTADAAAQHLQFRAYAGNSTLGPPLPGVAVADVAGADEAIAWFTAERPALLACLALAADLGLDRHLCHLARALYVSLHRQGRWLERAEAQRAAVAAAHRLGDAAEETCAHRNLAVALADLGRFDEAHHHLDTALERSRHDLTGQAWTHYHRDLVHVIQGREAEALDAARRAHDLFDQVGDEVGQAIALTDLGWYHGRLGDHDLALELCEQALVLHQKLGNRPHEAHAWSCLAEVHLARGAPSCAVPCHLRALELFREVGDLYAEAGTLAHLGACEHVAGDRAAAHDHWRRAHGLLADHDPSTVDQIHAQLATAVDASTADAFRRAAC; from the coding sequence GTGCTGACCGTCGAACTGCTCGGGCCCCTGCGCGTCTCGGTGGACGGGCGCCCGGTCGAGCTGCCGGCGGGGCGGCTGCGCGCGCTGCTGGCCGTGCTCGCGATGTCGGCGGGCCAGGCCGTGCCGACGGACCGGCTGGCCACCGCGGTGTGGGGGGCCGACGCGCGTGGCGACCCGCGGGCCAACGTGCGAACGAACGTCAAGCGGCTGCGTCGTGCACTGGACTCCGCCGGGGAGCTGGTTGCTGCCCGCCCTGGCGGCTACCTGCTGGCCGTCGACCCGGACCAGGTGGACGCGCTCCGCTTCGGCCGCCTGCTCGACGAGGCCGCGGCGGAGCCGGACCGGGTGGCCGAGCGGTCCCGGCTGGCCGCCGCGCTGGCGCTGTGGCGCGGCACCCCTTTCGACGGCGTCCGATCGGACTGGCTGGAGCAGGCGACGGCCCCCGCGCTGCAGGAGCGCTACCTGGCAGCGGTGGAGCGGCGCACCGACCTCGACCTCGCGAGCGGCGCGCGACCCGACCCGACCGATCTGAGCGAGCTGGCCGAGCGGAACCCGCTGCGTGAGTCGCTCTGGGCGCGCCTCCTACGGGTGCTGGAGGCGGCCGGCCGCCCCGCCGAGGCCCTCGAACGCTACGACGCGATCCGGCGCAGGCTCGCCGACGAGCTCGGCACCGATCCCAGCCCCGAGATCCGGCAGGTGCACGCCGACCTGCTCGCGGGCGGGACGGCGTCCGGCAGGCACGCGGTGCCCAGGCAGCTCCCCGCCGCGGTCGACGGGTTCGCCGGGCGGACCGCCGAACTTGCGGCGCTGGACGCGCTCCTCGGCCGACCGGACGAGGCGAGGAGCGGGTCGCCCCGGATCGCGGTGATCACCGGCACCGCCGGCGTCGGGAAGACCACGCTCGCCCTGCACTGGGCGCACCGGGTCGCCGAGCGCTTCCCGGACGGGCAGCTCCACGTCGACCTGCGCGGGTACGACCCGGCGGGGAGAGCCGCACCGGCAGCGGCGATCCGCGATCTCCTCGACGCGCTGCGGGTGCCGCCGCATCGGATCCCGGACGGCGGGGCCGCGCAGGCCGGGCTCTACCGCAGCCTGCTCGCCGGACGGCGGATGCTCGTCCTGCTGGACAACGCCCGCTGCGCCGAGCAGGTCGTCCCGTTGCTGCCCGGAACGCCCGGGTGCCTCGTGGTGGTCACCAGCCGCGACCAGCTGACGGGCCTGGTCGTGACGTACGGAGCGCGTCCGTCGACGCTCGATCTCCTTCCGCCCGGCGAGGCCGCGCAGCTGCTGGCCGGCCGCCTCGGCCACGACCGGATCGCCGCCGAGCCCGATGCCGTCACGGAGATCGTCCACCGTTGCGCGGGGCTCCCGCTGGCGCTGGCCATCGTGGCCGCCCGCGCCGCGATCCACCCCGCGCATCCGCTGGAGGCGCTCGCAGGCGAGCTGCGGGACGCCCTCGGCGCGCTCGAGAGCGCCGTCGACGTGCGGGCGATCTTCTCCTGGTCCTACGAGACGCTCAGCGGGCAGGCGGCGCGGCTGTTCCGGCTGGCCGCCGGCCTCCACCCCGGCCCGGACTGCACGATCGCCGTCGCGGCGAGCTCCGCGGGTGTCCCGGTCCGGCGGGCCCGGGCGGCACTGGCCGAGCTGACCCGCGCGAACCTCCTCACCGAGCACGCCACGGGCCGCTACTCGTGCCACGACCTGCTACGGGCCTACGCCTCGGAGCTGTGCGCGGCCCACGACCCGGATCGGGACGCCGCGCGCCGCCGCATCGTGGACCACTACGTCCACACCGCCGACGCAGCGGCGCAGCACCTCCAGTTCCGCGCGTACGCCGGGAACAGCACGCTCGGCCCGCCGCTCCCGGGTGTCGCCGTCGCCGACGTCGCAGGGGCCGACGAGGCGATCGCCTGGTTCACCGCCGAACGCCCCGCGCTGCTCGCCTGCCTGGCGCTCGCCGCCGACCTGGGCCTGGACCGGCACCTGTGCCACCTGGCCAGGGCGCTGTACGTCTCCCTCCACCGCCAGGGCCGCTGGCTGGAGCGGGCCGAGGCGCAACGGGCCGCCGTGGCCGCCGCCCACCGGCTGGGCGACGCGGCCGAGGAGACCTGTGCGCACCGCAACCTGGCTGTCGCGCTGGCCGACCTCGGCCGGTTCGACGAGGCCCACCACCACCTCGACACCGCGCTGGAACGATCCCGCCACGACCTCACGGGGCAGGCGTGGACGCATTACCACCGCGACCTCGTCCACGTCATCCAAGGCCGGGAGGCCGAGGCGCTCGACGCCGCCCGCCGCGCCCACGACCTCTTCGACCAGGTGGGCGACGAGGTCGGGCAGGCGATCGCGCTCACCGACCTCGGCTGGTACCACGGCCGGCTGGGAGACCACGACCTGGCGCTCGAACTGTGCGAGCAGGCCCTGGTCCTGCACCAGAAGCTGGGGAACCGGCCCCACGAGGCCCACGCGTGGTCGTGCCTCGCCGAGGTGCACCTCGCGCGCGGCGCCCCGTCCTGCGCCGTCCCCTGCCACCTCCGGGCGCTCGAGCTGTTCCGGGAGGTCGGCGATCTCTACGCGGAGGCCGGCACCCTCGCCCACCTCGGCGCGTGCGAGCACGTGGCGGGCGACCGCGCGGCCGCCCACGACCACTGGCGCCGGGCCCACGGCCTCCTCGCCGATCACGACCCTTCGACGGTCGACCAGATCCACGCCCAGCTGGCGACGGCCGTCGACGCGTCGACCGCCGATGCCTTCAGACGAGCCGCCTGCTGA
- a CDS encoding DUF1003 domain-containing protein, with protein sequence MPEVTTHRRLDQPLLGRARFEFDPDWFARLSERIARFLGTGRFLAVQTVLVAVWIALNLVAWSGQWDPYPFILLNLAFSTQAAYAAPLILLAQNRQDDRDRVSLEEDRARAERTKADTEYLARELAALRIAVGEVATRDYLRGELDKLCDRLGAAAPGPAADRAQRRTR encoded by the coding sequence ATGCCTGAGGTGACAACCCATCGCCGGCTGGACCAGCCGCTGCTCGGGCGGGCGCGCTTCGAGTTCGACCCCGACTGGTTCGCGCGGCTGTCCGAGCGGATCGCCCGGTTCCTCGGCACCGGCCGGTTCCTCGCGGTGCAGACCGTCCTGGTCGCGGTGTGGATCGCGCTGAACCTCGTGGCGTGGTCGGGCCAGTGGGACCCCTACCCGTTCATCCTGCTCAACCTGGCCTTCTCCACGCAGGCCGCCTACGCGGCGCCGCTCATCCTGCTCGCGCAGAACCGCCAGGACGACCGCGACCGCGTGTCGCTGGAGGAGGACCGCGCCCGCGCGGAGCGGACGAAGGCCGACACCGAGTACCTGGCCAGGGAGCTCGCGGCCCTGCGGATCGCGGTCGGCGAGGTCGCCACCCGGGACTACCTGCGCGGGGAGCTCGACAAGCTCTGCGATCGCCTCGGTGCCGCCGCCCCCGGCCCCGCCGCCGACCGGGCTCAGCGCCGGACGCGGTAG
- a CDS encoding dihydrofolate reductase family protein — translation MSISVLDMSVSLDGYAAGPDDFLGGADGHRLHDWFAPGGELVELSGPVKELMDEMGGAGAVLAGRRTAELMDHWGGDHNGLPIFVPSHRPPGPAARWGYPKVTYVTDGIESAMAQAKAAAGDREVQVRGAYTGQRALEAGVLDEVRIHQVPVLLGRGIRLFDQLPSEIELEIVRVIDTPEATHVRYRVRR, via the coding sequence GTGTCCATCTCGGTGCTCGACATGTCGGTGTCGCTCGACGGCTACGCCGCAGGTCCCGACGACTTCCTCGGCGGCGCCGACGGCCACCGGCTGCACGACTGGTTCGCGCCGGGCGGGGAGCTCGTCGAGCTGTCCGGGCCCGTCAAGGAACTGATGGACGAGATGGGCGGGGCCGGGGCCGTCCTGGCGGGGCGGAGAACCGCGGAGCTCATGGACCACTGGGGCGGCGACCACAACGGGCTCCCGATCTTCGTGCCCAGCCACCGGCCGCCCGGCCCGGCCGCGCGGTGGGGTTATCCGAAGGTGACGTACGTGACCGACGGGATCGAGAGCGCCATGGCACAGGCGAAGGCCGCCGCGGGGGACCGGGAGGTGCAGGTGCGCGGCGCGTACACGGGGCAACGGGCGCTCGAGGCCGGGGTGCTGGACGAGGTGCGGATCCACCAGGTACCGGTGCTGCTGGGCCGTGGCATCCGGCTGTTCGACCAGCTGCCGTCCGAGATCGAGCTGGAGATCGTCCGGGTGATCGACACCCCGGAGGCGACCCACGTCCGCTACCGCGTCCGGCGCTGA
- a CDS encoding HpcH/HpaI aldolase/citrate lyase family protein encodes MTTTNEPTQLRARRSCLAVPGSSQKFIDKARDLNADQVFLDLEDACAPLAKPGARKTIVEALNEGGWGEKIRVVRVNDWTTEWTYRDVTEVVEGAGANLDAIMLPKVQTAEQVVALDLLLTQIEKAMGHEVGKIGIEAQIENALGLINVNAIATASPRVETIIFGPADFMASINMKSLVVGEQPPGYDVGDAYHHILMSILMAARAHDKQAIDGPYLQIRDVDGFRRVADRSAALGFDGKWVLHPGQIDAANETYSPRQEDYDHAENILDAYEWYTSEAGGKRGAAMIGDEMIDEASRKMALVIAGKGRAAGMQRTDRWSPPEE; translated from the coding sequence GTGACCACCACGAACGAGCCGACCCAGCTCCGCGCCCGCCGGTCCTGCCTCGCCGTACCCGGGTCGAGCCAGAAGTTCATCGACAAGGCCCGCGACCTGAACGCCGACCAGGTCTTCCTCGACCTGGAGGACGCCTGCGCACCGCTGGCCAAGCCCGGGGCCCGCAAGACGATCGTCGAGGCGCTGAACGAGGGCGGCTGGGGCGAGAAGATCCGGGTGGTCCGGGTGAACGACTGGACCACCGAGTGGACCTACCGCGATGTCACGGAGGTCGTGGAGGGCGCGGGCGCCAACCTCGACGCGATCATGCTGCCGAAGGTGCAGACGGCAGAGCAGGTCGTGGCGCTCGACCTGCTGCTCACGCAGATCGAGAAGGCGATGGGCCACGAGGTCGGGAAGATCGGCATCGAGGCGCAGATCGAGAACGCGCTGGGGCTCATCAACGTCAACGCGATCGCCACGGCCTCGCCGCGGGTCGAGACGATCATCTTCGGGCCGGCCGACTTCATGGCGTCGATCAACATGAAGTCGCTGGTGGTGGGGGAGCAGCCGCCCGGCTACGACGTGGGCGACGCCTACCACCACATCCTCATGAGCATCCTCATGGCCGCCCGCGCGCACGACAAGCAGGCGATCGACGGGCCCTACCTGCAGATCAGGGACGTCGACGGCTTCCGCAGGGTGGCCGATCGCTCCGCGGCGCTCGGCTTCGACGGCAAGTGGGTGCTGCACCCCGGCCAGATCGACGCGGCGAACGAGACGTACAGCCCCCGCCAGGAGGACTACGACCACGCCGAGAACATCCTCGACGCCTACGAGTGGTACACGTCCGAGGCGGGCGGCAAGCGCGGCGCTGCCATGATCGGCGACGAGATGATCGACGAGGCGAGCCGCAAGATGGCTCTGGTCATCGCGGGCAAGGGCCGGGCGGCCGGCATGCAGCGCACGGACCGCTGGAGCCCGCCGGAGGAGTGA
- a CDS encoding aspartate aminotransferase family protein translates to MARLSPALKQATPVHVARGEGVHVYDADGRRYLDFTAGIGVTSTGHCHPRVVAAAQEQVATLIHGQYTTVMHQPLLRLAERLGDVLPASLDSVFFLNSGSEAVEASVRLARQATGRPLIVAFDGGFHGRTMGAAALTTSGSKIRAGIGPLMGGVAFAPFPYAFRYGWSEEEAVAFCLRELDRLLVTAAPAADVAAFVIEPVLGEGGYVPAPPAFLAGLRERADAHGILLIADEVQTGFGRTGKFWGHQHTDGLTPDILITAKGLASGFPLSGIAAREELMAAAWPGSQGGTYGGNAVACAAALATLEVIEEEGLVGNAAEQGLRLRDGLQKVAAEHPGIADVRGLGLMVGNEFCTPDGAPDTAAAARAHAAAAEKGLLLLTCGPHGNVVRMIPPLIVTAEQVDEAVAVWAEAVRA, encoded by the coding sequence ATGGCCCGTTTGTCCCCCGCACTCAAGCAGGCGACGCCCGTGCACGTCGCCCGCGGCGAGGGCGTGCACGTGTACGACGCCGACGGCCGCCGCTACCTCGACTTCACGGCCGGGATCGGCGTCACGAGCACGGGGCACTGCCACCCCCGGGTCGTCGCGGCCGCACAGGAGCAGGTGGCCACCCTCATCCACGGCCAGTACACGACCGTCATGCACCAGCCGCTGCTTCGGCTGGCCGAGCGCCTGGGCGACGTGCTGCCCGCGAGCCTGGACAGCGTGTTCTTCCTGAACTCGGGCAGCGAGGCCGTCGAGGCGTCGGTGCGGCTCGCCCGCCAGGCCACCGGCCGCCCGCTGATCGTCGCGTTCGACGGCGGCTTCCACGGCCGGACGATGGGCGCCGCGGCCCTCACGACATCGGGGTCGAAGATCAGGGCCGGCATCGGCCCGCTGATGGGCGGCGTCGCATTCGCCCCGTTCCCGTACGCGTTCCGGTACGGCTGGAGCGAGGAGGAGGCGGTCGCGTTCTGCCTGCGCGAGCTGGACCGGCTGCTGGTCACCGCCGCCCCGGCGGCCGACGTCGCCGCGTTCGTCATCGAGCCGGTGCTGGGCGAGGGCGGCTACGTGCCGGCCCCGCCCGCGTTCCTCGCCGGGCTGCGCGAGCGGGCGGACGCGCACGGCATCCTGCTGATCGCCGACGAGGTGCAGACCGGGTTCGGGCGCACCGGCAAGTTCTGGGGCCACCAGCACACCGATGGCCTCACCCCGGACATCCTGATCACCGCGAAGGGGTTGGCCAGCGGGTTCCCGCTGTCCGGCATCGCCGCCCGCGAGGAGCTGATGGCCGCGGCCTGGCCGGGCTCGCAGGGCGGCACCTACGGCGGCAACGCGGTGGCCTGCGCCGCCGCGCTCGCCACGCTGGAGGTCATCGAGGAGGAGGGGCTCGTCGGCAACGCCGCCGAACAGGGCCTGCGGCTGCGCGACGGCCTGCAGAAGGTGGCGGCCGAGCACCCGGGCATCGCCGACGTCCGCGGGCTCGGCCTGATGGTCGGCAACGAGTTCTGCACGCCCGACGGCGCCCCCGACACCGCGGCCGCCGCCCGAGCCCACGCCGCCGCAGCGGAGAAGGGTCTGCTCCTGCTCACCTGCGGACCGCACGGCAACGTCGTGCGGATGATCCCGCCGCTGATCGTCACGGCCGAGCAGGTGGACGAGGCCGTGGCCGTCTGGGCCGAGGCGGTCCGCGCCTGA